One genomic window of Conger conger chromosome 9, fConCon1.1, whole genome shotgun sequence includes the following:
- the LOC133137118 gene encoding transcription elongation factor A protein 1-like isoform X2: MGKKEDEVIRIAKKMDKMVQKKNGSGALDLLKELKNVSMTLELLQSTRIGMSVNAIRKQSTDDEVTALAKALIKSWKKLLDAPAGGEKFSEEKKEDEASRQSSSPAHFTATPSQDSPEPQEERGGEALDVSSSGLITTFPRAPSTSDSVRTKCRELLCAALQAGDDYITIGADCDELGAQIEDWIFQEFKHTDVKYKNRVRSRIANLKDGKNPNLRRNVLCGNIMPNRMARMTAEEMASDQLKEIRKSLTEEAIREHQMARTGGTETDLFTCGKCKKKRCTYTQVQTRSADEPMTTFVFCNDCGNRWKFC, from the exons atggggaaaaaagaagatGAAGTCATTAGGATAGCGAAGAAGATGGATAAGATGGTGCAGAAAAAAAATGGG TCGGGAGCGTTGGACCTTCTCAAGGAACTGAAGAACGTTTCCATGACGTTGGAGCTTCTGCAG TCCACCCGAATCGGGATGTCCGTGAATGCCATCCGCAAGCAGAGCACGGACGATGAGGTCACGGCACTGGCGAAAGCTCTCATCAAGTCGTGGAAGAAGCTCTTGG ACgcccctgcaggaggagagaaaTTTtcagaggagaagaaggaggatGAGGCCTCGCGCCAGTCTTCAAGCCCCGCCCATTTCACAGCCACGCCCTCCCAGGACAGCCCTGAACCTCAGGAGGAGAG GGGGGGTGAGGCTCTGGACGTCTCCTCCAGCGGTCTCATCACCACCTTCCCCCGGGCTCCGTCCACGTCGGACTCGGTCCGGACCAAGTGCAGGGAGCTGCTGTGTGCTGCGCTGCAGGCCGGAG atgaCTACATCACCATCGGCGCAGACTGTGATGAACTGGGAGCACAGATCGAGGACT GGATCTTCCAGGAGTTCAAACACACAGACGTGAAGTACAAGAACCGCGTGCGGAGTCGAATCGCCAACCTGAAGGACGGGAAGAACCCCAACCTGAGACGGAACGTGCTGTGCGGGAACATCATGCCCAACCGCATGGCCCGTATGACCGCGGAG GAGATGGCCAGTGACCAGCTGAAGGAGATCAGGAAGAGTCTGACGGAGGAGGCGATCCGGGAGCACCAGATGGCCCGCACTGGTGGCACCGAGACCGACCTGTTCACCTGCGGGAAGTGCAAGAAGAAGAGGTGCACCTACACACAG GTCCAGACCCGCAGCGCTGATGAACCAATGACCACGTTTGTGTTTTGTAACGATTGCGGGAACCGATGGAAG ttctgctga
- the LOC133137118 gene encoding transcription elongation factor A protein 1-like isoform X1 has protein sequence MGKKEDEVIRIAKKMDKMVQKKNGSGALDLLKELKNVSMTLELLQSTRIGMSVNAIRKQSTDDEVTALAKALIKSWKKLLDAPAGGEKFSEEKKEDEASRQSSSPAHFTATPSQDSPEPQEESNSSRGGEALDVSSSGLITTFPRAPSTSDSVRTKCRELLCAALQAGDDYITIGADCDELGAQIEDWIFQEFKHTDVKYKNRVRSRIANLKDGKNPNLRRNVLCGNIMPNRMARMTAEEMASDQLKEIRKSLTEEAIREHQMARTGGTETDLFTCGKCKKKRCTYTQVQTRSADEPMTTFVFCNDCGNRWKFC, from the exons atggggaaaaaagaagatGAAGTCATTAGGATAGCGAAGAAGATGGATAAGATGGTGCAGAAAAAAAATGGG TCGGGAGCGTTGGACCTTCTCAAGGAACTGAAGAACGTTTCCATGACGTTGGAGCTTCTGCAG TCCACCCGAATCGGGATGTCCGTGAATGCCATCCGCAAGCAGAGCACGGACGATGAGGTCACGGCACTGGCGAAAGCTCTCATCAAGTCGTGGAAGAAGCTCTTGG ACgcccctgcaggaggagagaaaTTTtcagaggagaagaaggaggatGAGGCCTCGCGCCAGTCTTCAAGCCCCGCCCATTTCACAGCCACGCCCTCCCAGGACAGCCCTGAACCTCAGGAGGAGAG taACTCAAGCAGGGGGGGTGAGGCTCTGGACGTCTCCTCCAGCGGTCTCATCACCACCTTCCCCCGGGCTCCGTCCACGTCGGACTCGGTCCGGACCAAGTGCAGGGAGCTGCTGTGTGCTGCGCTGCAGGCCGGAG atgaCTACATCACCATCGGCGCAGACTGTGATGAACTGGGAGCACAGATCGAGGACT GGATCTTCCAGGAGTTCAAACACACAGACGTGAAGTACAAGAACCGCGTGCGGAGTCGAATCGCCAACCTGAAGGACGGGAAGAACCCCAACCTGAGACGGAACGTGCTGTGCGGGAACATCATGCCCAACCGCATGGCCCGTATGACCGCGGAG GAGATGGCCAGTGACCAGCTGAAGGAGATCAGGAAGAGTCTGACGGAGGAGGCGATCCGGGAGCACCAGATGGCCCGCACTGGTGGCACCGAGACCGACCTGTTCACCTGCGGGAAGTGCAAGAAGAAGAGGTGCACCTACACACAG GTCCAGACCCGCAGCGCTGATGAACCAATGACCACGTTTGTGTTTTGTAACGATTGCGGGAACCGATGGAAG ttctgctga
- the LOC133136588 gene encoding LOW QUALITY PROTEIN: regulator of G-protein signaling 20-like (The sequence of the model RefSeq protein was modified relative to this genomic sequence to represent the inferred CDS: inserted 1 base in 1 codon) has product MPSAEEVLSWGQSFDRLMECPAGRCSFRDFLRTEFSEENMLFWQACEDLRAEAGKAGVEDRARVVYEDYISILSPKEVSLDSRVREVINRNMQEPRRXTFDDAQLQIYTLMQRDSYPRYISSPAYKTLLKTVSDQSPES; this is encoded by the exons ATGCCCTCGGCGGAGGAGGTGCTCTCCTGGGGCCAGTCCTTCGACAGGCTGATGGAGTGCCCGGCCGGCAGGTGCTCCTTCCGGGACTTCCTGCGGACGGAGTTCAGCGAGGAGAACATGCTGTTCTGGCAGGCCTGTGAGGACCTGCGCGCCGAGGCGGGGAAGGCCGGGGTGGAGGACCGCGCCCGGGTCGTCTACGAGGACTACATCTCCATCCTGTCGCCCAAAGAG GTGAGTCTGGACTCACGGGTTCGAGAAGTGATCAACAGGAACATGCAGGAGCCACGGC ACACGTTCGACGATGCTCAGCTCCAGATCTACACCCTGATGCAGAGAGACTCTTATCCCCGCTACATCAGCTCACCTGCCTACAAAACCCTGCTGAAGACGGTCTCAGATCAGTCCCCCGAATCTTAG